The genomic DNA TGCTTATTATCATCGTCATAGGCGTATTCGGCATGGGCGTACTCTCCATCGTTGTCGGCAGATTCCTCGGCGTCAGTTGGGAGATGGCATTTGCCACTTCGCTTACTGCGCTGTACGGCTTCCCCCCCAACTATATTCTCACCGAGGAGTCGGTCAAGGCGTTGGCCGAGAATGAGCAGGAACACAAATATCTCATGGATATGATGCTTCCCCAGATGATCGTTGGCGGTTTTGTAACCGTTACAATAACCTCCGTCGTCATCGCCGGAATCTTTGTAAATCTGTTGTAATTGCATTGGGCGCGGCGGTGCTGCCATAAAGGCGCGTTTCGCCGCGCTCTTCATTTAATACTTTTAGAAAGGAAATTATGCAGATGGATATTAAACAACTGGCTGAAAAATACGACGATTATATCATCGAGCAGCGCCGATATTTTCATGCACATCCCGAGCTTTCTTTTGAAGAGGTTGAGACTACCAAGGCTCTGTGCGAGAGACTTGCGGATATGGGCATTCCGGTAACCACTTTCCCGGATTACAACGGTCTCGTCGGACACATCAAGGGCGGAAAACCGGGCAAAACCGTCATGCTGCGCGCCGATATTGATGCATTACCGAGCGTCGAAACCACTGGCCTGCCCTTTGCTTCTCAGAACGAAGGTAAAATGCATGCCTGTGGACATGACGCGCATATTTCAATGCTACTTGGCGCGGCAAAGATTCTTAACGACGTCAAGGATGAGCTTTGCGGCGATGTCGAGATCTTTTTCCAAGCTGCCGAGGAATCCTGCTACGGCGCAATATATTATGTAGACAACGGCGTACTCGATAACGTGGACGCTATCTTTGGTATGCACATCTGGGGCACGCTGAAAGCCCCGCTCATGAGCCTTGAGTCGGGCGGGCGTATGGCCTCCTGTGACAACTTTAAAATCACCATTGAGGGCACCAGCTCACACGGGTCGGCCCCGCATCTGGGCAATGACGCCATTGTCGCGGCAGCCTCGGTGATTATGAACCTGCAAACCTTTGTTAGCCGCGTCAATGATCCACTTAACACGCTGGTGGTGTCCATCGGCACCGTCAAGGGCGGGCAACGCTTTAACATCATCGGCAACCACGTCGAGATGGAAGGCACCATACGCACCTACTCGCGTGAATTCCGCACTACCATCAAAGAAAAAATAGAGAAGATTATCACCTGTACCGCCGAAGCGCTCGGTTGCAAGGCAACGCTGGACTATCGGGCTTATCTTGGCCCGGTCATCAACGACCATGACGATCTTACCCGCATCGCGCGCGACGCCGCGATTAAGCTTTATGGCGAAGAAATTCTCACCACCATGCCCAAACTGACCGGCTCAGAAGATTTTGCTGTTCTTATGGAGAAGGTGCCCGGTTTCTATGGTTTCATCGGAGCGCTCAATCCCGAAAAAGGCATCATCTATTCCAACCATAATGATAAATTCACCGTGGATGAGGATGCTCTGCATCATGGTGCAGCGCTGTATGCGCAGTTCGCAGTCGATTTTCTTGCTGAAAAAGCAAATGAAAAGTGAGGTTTCTCCATGGTTAACATCAAGGATCTTTCCGAAAAATATGACGGCTATATCATTGAACAGCGTCGTCATTTTCATGCCCATCCCGAACTACCTTTGCAAGAGGTGAACACCACTGCCGATATCGTTGAACGTTTGAATGCTATTGACGGCATCGAAGTCTTAACCCATGAGGGGTTAACCGGCTGCATCGGCATATTAAAGGGTGCAAAACCAGGCAAAACCGTCGTTCTGCGTGCTGACATCGATGGCTTGCCCGTCAACGAGCAGACCGGCCTGCCCTTCGCCTCTAAAAACCCTGGTAAGATGCATGCTTGCGGCCACGACTGCCACATTTCAATGCAGCTCGGCGCCGCCAAAATTCTTTCGGAGCTGAGAAACGAGCTGGCTGGAACAGTCAAGTTCTTCTTCCAGCCCGCTGAAGAAGTGGCTCAGGGCGCCAAGCAATATATTTCAAAGGGTTTGATGAAAGATGTGGATGCCGTGTTTGGCATGCACATTTGGTCGCAGGTAGATGCCCCCCGCTTCAGTTTACAGCACGGTGAGCGTATGGCTTCGGCTGACGCTTTCACACTGACGGTCAAGGGCAAGGCTGCCCACGGCTCGGCCCCGCATCTAGGCAATGATGCCATTGTGGCTGCCGCCGCCATTATCATGAACCTGCAGTCGGTTGCCAGCCGCGCCAACGACCCGCTCAATGCACTGGTGGTCACCATCGGCACCTTTGACGGCGGACAACGCTTTAACATCGTCGCCGATAAGGTTAGCATGGACGGCACAGTACGTACTTTCAGCCGCGCGTTTCGCGACACCGTCGAGGAGCGTATCCGCAGTATTGCTGAACAAACTGCGGCCTGCTATGGTTGCACAGCGGAACTTGAGTATAATTACCTGTGCAACGCCGTCATCAACGACAACGCGGAGTTGGTGGAGATAGGGCGTAACGCTGCTACCAAACTTTTTGGTGATGACATTCTCGTCGACTTTGAAAAGCTAACCGGATCGGAGGACTTCTCCTTCCTTATGGACGAAGCCCCCGGCATTTATGGGTTCCTCGGCGCGCGTAGCGACAAGGTGCCCGGTTCTGAACTTTCTAACCATCACGAATGCTTTACAGTGGATGAAGATGCCCTGCACCACGGTTCAGCCATTGCAGCGCAGTTTGCCTATGACTTTTTAAACCAGTAATATCATCCATCATAAAAAGGGGACCTTGGCAAAATGATTGCCCAGGCCCTCTTTTAATTTAGCGTAATTACAAACAAAATGCAAAGCTGCAAATTTAAAATCCAACCACTGTACTTAAAAAAACTTTCAACCAAAACCCAAAGCAGGCGCAGGCAAAATTAAATTTACCTGCGCCTGCTTTGTTCTCTCATCACATCTTTATTTAATTGTTTCCATTGCCTTTTTAGCAAAGGTGGTGTTCACCAGTTTATCATAATCGACGCGGCCGCTCAACTCACCTGCCTGCTCCATCACCGTCTGCAGGCGGTCGAGCGCATCTGGCACCAACAGCGGGTCGCTCATGAAGGCGTCAATGTCAGCGTGACGCTGGCAAACTGTTTCAAGTAGTGCCAAATCGGTATCGGGGAAGAACTCGGAAATCGCCTCGGCCACCTCGGCTGCGGAATGGTTCTTCACCCAAAGTTGGCCCTTATAGATGGCGTTGGTAAAGCGTTGAATCACATCGGGGTTCTTTTCGATATAGCTCTTGGTCGCATAATAGCATGTATAGGGAATTTCGCCTGAGAGCTCGCCGATAGAAGCCAGAATATGACCCTTGCCCTCGCGCACAACCGAGGAAGCGGTCGGCTCAAACAGCGTGACATAATCGCCCTGTCCACCGGTGAAAGCGCCAGCCATCAGCGCAAATTGCACGCTGGAGTCGACATTCAAGTCTTTTGTCGGATCAAGACCCTGTTTTCTCAGGACGTATTGCAGCGTCATAAGCGGCACACCGCCCTTGCGCCCACCGAGGAGATGCGAACCCTTGAGCTTATCAAAAGTAAATTTGTCGTCAGGCTTGCGCCCAATCAGGAACGAACCATCGCGCTTGGTCAGCTGAGCAAACACCATCGGATAATCGGCCTTGCCCTCTTTTAAGACATAGATAGCGGCCTCAGGCCCTGAGAAGCCAATATCCACCTGACCGGAGACGACCGCAGTCATAACTTTGTCGGCACCCTGTCCGTTGATCAGCTCAACATCCAGTCCCTCTTCTTTAAAAAACCCCTGAGAGATTGCTACATACTGCGGCGCATAGAACACCGAGTGGGTCACTTCACTCACAGTAATTTTTGTCAATTCCTTCTGGTTGTTTGTAGGTTTTGTCTGACAGCCTGCAAACAACGCGGCGGTAACACCCATCGCCAGCATCACCGAAATCACTCTGCTTTTCATTGACCTACCTCCAATTATTAATGTGCTGCCCGGCACTCAGCGCACGGCCCCCCTACGCCGGGAAAGCAGCTTTTCTATATACTGTATGCAAAAGTACATCAAAGTGGCAATAAAAGATAAAATTACTACGCTCGCCATTACAAGATCGAGCTGAAAAACCTGACTGCCATAGACGATGAGATAGCCCAACCCGGCCTTGGAAATCAAAAATTCACCGACAATGACGCCGACCCACGACATGCCAACGTTAACTTTAAGTGAGCCGATAATGGTTGGCAGATTGGCGGGTAGTACCACTTTTCTTAGTACCTGTAATTTACCCGCACCAAAGGTTTGCACCAAGCGAATCATATCAGGGTCGGTAGAAACAAAGCCACCGAGTACCTCAAGCACTGTAACCACCAACGAAATGGAAAGCGCAATAACCACAATTGCCATCGGGCGTGCGCCGATCCACACAATAAAAATAGGTCCGAGTGCGATTTTAGGCAGTGCGTTGAGCACAACGAGATAAGGCTCCAGTACACGACAAAGAAAACTCGAACCCCACAGCACAATGGCGATGATGGTGCCAAGAATCGTCCCGCAGCAAAAACCCGCAATCGCCTCAAGCGTTGTGACCCAGATATGCTGCCACAATTCTCCCCTGGCCGCCAAACGACCAATGCTGAGCATGAACCGCGACGGAGAACTTGTAATAAATGGGTCGATCATACCGGTGCGAGCAGCAATTTCCCAAAAGAAAAGCAGCGAGACCAGCAGGCCTGCCTTTGCAACCCCCACCAGCAGCCGGTCGCGCCGCCGCCTTTTGAGCCACGCCTCGCGCGCGGGCGAAACAGCGTTTTCAGATATGAACATCGATATCCCTCCAGATGCTGTTGAAATAATTGCGGAATTCCGCCCGCTCACGGCATTGCATCGGTGTACCACGTCCCTCAGCAAATTCAATATCATACACCGATTTAATGATGGCCGGCCGTCGCGACAGTACAATGACCCGATCGGACATTGCTACCGCTTCTGAAATATCGTGGGTTACCATCAGCGCCGTCTTTTTTTCATGCCGAATGATGGATGAGATGTCGTCGGAGACAGCCAATCTCGTCTGATAGTCCAATGCTGAAAACGCCTCGTCTAACAATAACAGCTTGGGACGTACGGCAAGGGTGCGAATCAGCGCGGCACGCTGACGCATCCCGCCCGAAAGCTGGCGGGGAAAACTATCCCTAAACTCCCACAGACCGTATGTATGTAATAGATCATCGACATAGGCACAGGCAGCCTTTTTATCCTGACTGCGAATTTCCACACCGAGCAGCACATTCTGGCGTATGGTGCGCCACGGAAACAAGCTGTCCTTTTGCAGCATATAACCAATATTGCCGCCGCCGCTGATGTCAACACGACCCGAAGTGGGGGCAAGCAACCCCGACGCGATGGAGAGCAACGTAGATTTTCCGCAGCCCGAAGGGCCGATGACGCTGACAATCTCCCCCTCGTATACCGAGAAGGATATTTCACGTATTGCTTCTATTTCTCCTTCATCCGACTGATATGTTAAAGAAAGGCGCTCTACCTGCACCACAGGTTCGGGCGCTTTAATCGAATTATCCATGGGCAAAACCTCCTCACAGCATCATATTCCAAAGTATGAAAATGTGTGGCTTTCCCAAAAGGGATAAAATAACTCTATTTGCACTATAAAATATACAAACCGTAGAAACATGGTTAGTTTCTACGGTTTGTGGGGCTGATGTGCGTGACGATCAGCATATAAAACTGGACTTGCTGAAAGGTAACGCCGCTATTCAATTACAAAATCTTCAGAACGAAAGTTAGTGTAATAACGGCCGATTTGCGCTGTAAACTTCAGTACGCAGTAATCTGGATCGGTAACACCTTGAGGATAATAAAGGATATCGCCCTCTCGCCAGATCATTTCCTTGCTGCTTGCATCCTCCAAAACTGCCATGATGCCTTTTAGCATGACCCCTCGGAAAAATCTTTTGTCGCAAAAGTAAATACACGCCTTCGGGTTTTGGCGATATTGCGCGACGCGTATGGACGATGTGTTGGTGGTAAAATAAAATGTCTTGATGCCCTCGCGCCTTCTCGGCAGAAGCATGGCCTTCGTATTAGGAAAACCGTCGCCGTCCAGCGAACTGATAAAAGCGACGTTCTGCTTATCAATCAGATTGCCAATCGTTTGTTGTGCATCTCGCATCATTTTATACTCAATCCTTTCATATGGATCGGTTCAGTGACAAGATATCGGCTCAGTACCTTTCATTCAGCCGACCTCCCATATCTCCCATAAAACCGCACGAGCCTTTATCAGGCCGTATAAGCCTATTCCCCGTGCCAGAACGTTTTGGCAAGGTCAACGCAACCATCCTGCAAAAACGGAACCTGTTCATCCTCTAACAAGCGGCGCTGTTCCTGTGCGCCGCCAAAAGCGAACTCAGGAGCCAGCCGCCCCTCGCGGTTAACCACCCGATGACAGGGTATTTCACCGGGGCGCGGGTTCTGGTGCAACGCCCACCCCACCGCGCGGGCGGCGCGTGGATTACCACAAAGCAGCGCCACCTGCCCGTAAGAAGTCACCCTGCCGCGCGGTATGCGGCAGACCACATCATAGACCTTGTCAAAAAAGCTCTTTTCCTGCATCATTGTCTCCCAGTTACTGTAAGGTATCGATATTGCTGCCCGGCGCCTGTTGTACGTCTTCGCTCTCGGCGGGCTGCTGGGTCGCGGAGTCGGCGGGGACGTCTTCCTCCATGCTCAGATTGGCTGCGTCGAGCTGCGAAGTCTCCTGTTCAAGGCGTTCCTGCTCCTCCTGCTTTTGCTTTTTATGCAGCAGATATTTTCGGCGAAGTGTCAGCAACAAGAAACATATAGCGAAAACCGCCACGAAAGCCAAG from Oscillospiraceae bacterium MB24-C1 includes the following:
- a CDS encoding amidohydrolase; its protein translation is MDIKQLAEKYDDYIIEQRRYFHAHPELSFEEVETTKALCERLADMGIPVTTFPDYNGLVGHIKGGKPGKTVMLRADIDALPSVETTGLPFASQNEGKMHACGHDAHISMLLGAAKILNDVKDELCGDVEIFFQAAEESCYGAIYYVDNGVLDNVDAIFGMHIWGTLKAPLMSLESGGRMASCDNFKITIEGTSSHGSAPHLGNDAIVAAASVIMNLQTFVSRVNDPLNTLVVSIGTVKGGQRFNIIGNHVEMEGTIRTYSREFRTTIKEKIEKIITCTAEALGCKATLDYRAYLGPVINDHDDLTRIARDAAIKLYGEEILTTMPKLTGSEDFAVLMEKVPGFYGFIGALNPEKGIIYSNHNDKFTVDEDALHHGAALYAQFAVDFLAEKANEK
- a CDS encoding amidohydrolase, with translation MVNIKDLSEKYDGYIIEQRRHFHAHPELPLQEVNTTADIVERLNAIDGIEVLTHEGLTGCIGILKGAKPGKTVVLRADIDGLPVNEQTGLPFASKNPGKMHACGHDCHISMQLGAAKILSELRNELAGTVKFFFQPAEEVAQGAKQYISKGLMKDVDAVFGMHIWSQVDAPRFSLQHGERMASADAFTLTVKGKAAHGSAPHLGNDAIVAAAAIIMNLQSVASRANDPLNALVVTIGTFDGGQRFNIVADKVSMDGTVRTFSRAFRDTVEERIRSIAEQTAACYGCTAELEYNYLCNAVINDNAELVEIGRNAATKLFGDDILVDFEKLTGSEDFSFLMDEAPGIYGFLGARSDKVPGSELSNHHECFTVDEDALHHGSAIAAQFAYDFLNQ
- a CDS encoding ABC transporter substrate-binding protein, which gives rise to MKSRVISVMLAMGVTAALFAGCQTKPTNNQKELTKITVSEVTHSVFYAPQYVAISQGFFKEEGLDVELINGQGADKVMTAVVSGQVDIGFSGPEAAIYVLKEGKADYPMVFAQLTKRDGSFLIGRKPDDKFTFDKLKGSHLLGGRKGGVPLMTLQYVLRKQGLDPTKDLNVDSSVQFALMAGAFTGGQGDYVTLFEPTASSVVREGKGHILASIGELSGEIPYTCYYATKSYIEKNPDVIQRFTNAIYKGQLWVKNHSAAEVAEAISEFFPDTDLALLETVCQRHADIDAFMSDPLLVPDALDRLQTVMEQAGELSGRVDYDKLVNTTFAKKAMETIK
- a CDS encoding ABC transporter permease; translated protein: MFISENAVSPAREAWLKRRRRDRLLVGVAKAGLLVSLLFFWEIAARTGMIDPFITSSPSRFMLSIGRLAARGELWQHIWVTTLEAIAGFCCGTILGTIIAIVLWGSSFLCRVLEPYLVVLNALPKIALGPIFIVWIGARPMAIVVIALSISLVVTVLEVLGGFVSTDPDMIRLVQTFGAGKLQVLRKVVLPANLPTIIGSLKVNVGMSWVGVIVGEFLISKAGLGYLIVYGSQVFQLDLVMASVVILSFIATLMYFCIQYIEKLLSRRRGAVR
- a CDS encoding ABC transporter ATP-binding protein — encoded protein: MDNSIKAPEPVVQVERLSLTYQSDEGEIEAIREISFSVYEGEIVSVIGPSGCGKSTLLSIASGLLAPTSGRVDISGGGNIGYMLQKDSLFPWRTIRQNVLLGVEIRSQDKKAACAYVDDLLHTYGLWEFRDSFPRQLSGGMRQRAALIRTLAVRPKLLLLDEAFSALDYQTRLAVSDDISSIIRHEKKTALMVTHDISEAVAMSDRVIVLSRRPAIIKSVYDIEFAEGRGTPMQCRERAEFRNYFNSIWRDIDVHI
- a CDS encoding pyridoxamine 5'-phosphate oxidase family protein, with amino-acid sequence MMRDAQQTIGNLIDKQNVAFISSLDGDGFPNTKAMLLPRRREGIKTFYFTTNTSSIRVAQYRQNPKACIYFCDKRFFRGVMLKGIMAVLEDASSKEMIWREGDILYYPQGVTDPDYCVLKFTAQIGRYYTNFRSEDFVIE
- a CDS encoding MGMT family protein, whose amino-acid sequence is MQEKSFFDKVYDVVCRIPRGRVTSYGQVALLCGNPRAARAVGWALHQNPRPGEIPCHRVVNREGRLAPEFAFGGAQEQRRLLEDEQVPFLQDGCVDLAKTFWHGE